A single window of Haliotis asinina isolate JCU_RB_2024 chromosome 5, JCU_Hal_asi_v2, whole genome shotgun sequence DNA harbors:
- the LOC137284830 gene encoding caspase-7-like isoform X1 → MKRKSVVYIINNFIFGKDERKGSIVDEKSLTKTFTNLSFDVQPFQNQTRAEMVNLLENVSRKIHKDTDCFVCVILSHGEEDMVYGTDGPVEITKLLAPFKGDRCPALAGKPKLFFIQACRGKQFDDGADALGIKGDWSEDEEKEMDAEDEPVTLRIPRDADFLIAYASVRGYYAWRNEKSGSWFIQALCKVLEEHGTTLDLMTMMTRVNHTVAFDYASKGKIKGKKQIPCITSMLTKDVFFRKS, encoded by the exons GAAAAGCGTTGTCTACATCATCAACAACTTTATCTTTGGAAAAGAtgaaagaaaaggaagcatCGTTGACGAAAAGAGCTTAaccaaaacatttacaaatttgtCCTTCGATGTACAACCATTCCAAAATCAGACAAGAGCAGAGATGGTGAATCTGTTGGAAAAtg TTTCCCGAAAAATTCACAAGGACACCGACTGTTTTGTCTGTGTGATTCTGTCCCACGGAGAGGAGGACATGGTCTATGGCACCGACGGCCCGGTTGAGATCACAAAACTCTTGGCTCCATTCAAAGGAGATCGCTGTCCGGCTCTGGCCGGAAAACCAAAGCTTTTCTTTATTCAG GCATGTCGCGGGAAACAGTTTGACGACGGCGCTGATGCTCTGGGTATTAAAGGGGATTGGTCCGAGGATGAGGAAAAGGAAATGGACGCTGAGGATGAACCAGTGACCCTCAGGATACCGAGAGATGCTGATTTCCTCATAGCTTACGCTAGTGTCAGAG GATATTATGCATGGCGGAATGAAAAAAGTGGCTCCTGGTTCATACAGGCGTTGTGCAAGGTTCTAGAGGAACACGGCACGACCCTTGAcctgatgacaatgatgacccGTGTCAACCATACAGTGGCCTTTGATTATGCTTCTAAGGGCAAAATAAAGGGGAAGAAACAGATTCCTTGTATAACGTCCATGTTGACAAAAGATGTCTTTTTTCGGAAGTCATGA
- the LOC137284830 gene encoding caspase-7-like isoform X2 yields MMEYTYPMKYQTKSVVYIINNFIFGKDERKGSIVDEKSLTKTFTNLSFDVQPFQNQTRAEMVNLLENVSRKIHKDTDCFVCVILSHGEEDMVYGTDGPVEITKLLAPFKGDRCPALAGKPKLFFIQACRGKQFDDGADALGIKGDWSEDEEKEMDAEDEPVTLRIPRDADFLIAYASVRGYYAWRNEKSGSWFIQALCKVLEEHGTTLDLMTMMTRVNHTVAFDYASKGKIKGKKQIPCITSMLTKDVFFRKS; encoded by the exons ATGATGGAATACACTTACCCGATGAAATATCAAACGAAAAGCGTTGTCTACATCATCAACAACTTTATCTTTGGAAAAGAtgaaagaaaaggaagcatCGTTGACGAAAAGAGCTTAaccaaaacatttacaaatttgtCCTTCGATGTACAACCATTCCAAAATCAGACAAGAGCAGAGATGGTGAATCTGTTGGAAAAtg TTTCCCGAAAAATTCACAAGGACACCGACTGTTTTGTCTGTGTGATTCTGTCCCACGGAGAGGAGGACATGGTCTATGGCACCGACGGCCCGGTTGAGATCACAAAACTCTTGGCTCCATTCAAAGGAGATCGCTGTCCGGCTCTGGCCGGAAAACCAAAGCTTTTCTTTATTCAG GCATGTCGCGGGAAACAGTTTGACGACGGCGCTGATGCTCTGGGTATTAAAGGGGATTGGTCCGAGGATGAGGAAAAGGAAATGGACGCTGAGGATGAACCAGTGACCCTCAGGATACCGAGAGATGCTGATTTCCTCATAGCTTACGCTAGTGTCAGAG GATATTATGCATGGCGGAATGAAAAAAGTGGCTCCTGGTTCATACAGGCGTTGTGCAAGGTTCTAGAGGAACACGGCACGACCCTTGAcctgatgacaatgatgacccGTGTCAACCATACAGTGGCCTTTGATTATGCTTCTAAGGGCAAAATAAAGGGGAAGAAACAGATTCCTTGTATAACGTCCATGTTGACAAAAGATGTCTTTTTTCGGAAGTCATGA